The Streptococcus viridans genome includes a window with the following:
- a CDS encoding carbohydrate kinase family protein, whose product MSKALVIGSTVCDVMVYLDRLPSREGDAHIHEQTWSLGGCAFNVVSVLHALGQNVDFISPVGTGVYGDFVKAELKRLGIQTPISVTGANGCCYCFIESDGERTFLSDHGVEYSFQKEWLQSLEQESYDSIYLCGLEVEEPTGLELIQSVSKIKGQVIFAPGPRGLLIPEERLEAIYDLHPILHVNEAEAKAFSACEEIADAAKKLYQRTGQLVIVTLGEKGAIAYDGMFYEVAGFPTEVVDTVGAGDSHLGAFLAASLQGLDVKEALTFANHLASMVVATKGVHLERHHYHTLEQELKKLVYSKRS is encoded by the coding sequence ATGTCAAAAGCCTTAGTGATTGGTTCAACTGTTTGTGATGTTATGGTCTATCTGGATCGACTACCGAGTCGGGAAGGAGACGCCCATATCCATGAGCAGACTTGGTCTCTTGGAGGGTGTGCCTTTAATGTCGTCTCCGTACTTCATGCTTTGGGTCAAAATGTTGACTTCATCTCGCCAGTGGGGACGGGTGTCTACGGGGACTTTGTCAAGGCAGAACTCAAGAGGCTGGGCATCCAGACTCCAATCTCAGTAACCGGGGCAAATGGTTGTTGTTATTGCTTTATTGAGTCGGATGGTGAAAGGACCTTTTTATCAGATCATGGAGTAGAATATAGTTTTCAGAAGGAATGGCTCCAGTCTCTGGAGCAGGAAAGCTACGATTCTATATATCTCTGTGGCCTTGAAGTAGAAGAGCCGACTGGATTGGAACTGATTCAATCTGTGTCAAAAATCAAAGGTCAAGTCATCTTTGCACCAGGACCTCGAGGACTCTTGATTCCCGAGGAGCGTTTGGAAGCCATCTATGATCTCCACCCCATTCTCCATGTCAATGAGGCAGAAGCCAAGGCTTTTTCAGCTTGTGAAGAGATTGCTGACGCAGCTAAGAAACTCTACCAAAGAACGGGGCAGTTAGTCATCGTCACCTTGGGAGAAAAAGGAGCGATCGCATACGATGGTATGTTCTACGAGGTGGCCGGATTTCCGACAGAAGTCGTCGATACTGTAGGCGCAGGAGACAGTCATCTGGGAGCCTTTTTAGCGGCATCTTTGCAAGGGCTAGATGTGAAAGAAGCGCTAACCTTTGCTAACCATCTAGCAAGTATGGTTGTGGCGACCAAGGGAGTTCATTTAGAGCGCCATCACTACCATACCCTAGAGCAAGAGTTAAAAAAATTAGTTTATTCAAAAAGAAGCTGA
- a CDS encoding uracil-xanthine permease family protein, translating to MKEESTVDLLLDVDQSPAPLKGILLSFQHVFAMFGATILVPLILGMPVSVALFASGVGTLIYMTCTGFKVPVYLGSSFAFITAMALAMKEMGGKVDAAQTGVILTGLIYVLVAAGVKVAGTRWIDKLLPAVVIGPMIIVIGLGLAGSAVKNAGFVEGGDWKNALVAVVTFLIAAFINTKGKGFFKIIPFLFAIIGGYVFAVCLGLVNFDPVLKANWFEIPGFYLPFNTGGAFKQYNLYFGPETIAILPIAIVTISEHIGDHTVLSQICGRQFLKQPGLHRTLLGDGIATSVSAFLGGPANTTYGENTGVIGMTRIASVSVIRNAALIAISLSFLGKFTALISTIPNSVLGGMSILLYGVIASNGLKVLIKERVDFSLMRNLIIASAMLVLGLGGAILKLGPVTLSGTALSAMTGIILNLILPHESN from the coding sequence ATGAAAGAAGAATCAACTGTTGATTTGCTCCTGGATGTCGACCAAAGTCCGGCACCCCTAAAAGGAATCTTATTAAGTTTCCAACACGTTTTCGCCATGTTTGGGGCAACCATCCTGGTACCACTCATCTTGGGCATGCCCGTATCCGTTGCCCTCTTTGCATCAGGGGTTGGGACACTGATTTATATGACTTGTACCGGCTTTAAAGTCCCTGTCTACCTCGGCTCTTCCTTCGCCTTCATCACAGCCATGGCTTTGGCAATGAAGGAAATGGGAGGAAAAGTCGATGCAGCCCAAACAGGGGTTATCCTGACCGGTCTGATCTACGTGCTAGTCGCTGCAGGGGTTAAAGTAGCAGGCACTCGCTGGATTGACAAATTGCTTCCTGCCGTTGTCATTGGACCTATGATTATCGTTATTGGTCTTGGACTTGCAGGATCCGCTGTTAAAAACGCTGGTTTTGTCGAAGGGGGAGATTGGAAAAATGCCCTTGTCGCTGTCGTAACCTTCCTGATTGCCGCCTTTATCAACACCAAAGGAAAAGGTTTCTTCAAAATCATTCCTTTCCTCTTTGCCATTATCGGTGGTTATGTCTTCGCAGTTTGCTTGGGCTTGGTGAACTTTGATCCGGTCCTCAAGGCTAACTGGTTTGAAATCCCTGGTTTCTATCTTCCTTTCAATACGGGTGGAGCCTTCAAACAATACAACTTATATTTCGGTCCTGAAACCATCGCCATCTTGCCAATCGCTATCGTAACTATTTCAGAACACATCGGTGACCATACCGTGCTTAGCCAAATCTGTGGCCGTCAATTCTTGAAACAACCAGGTCTTCACCGTACCCTTCTTGGTGACGGGATTGCAACATCTGTATCTGCCTTCCTTGGTGGTCCAGCCAATACCACTTACGGTGAAAATACAGGCGTTATTGGGATGACTCGCATCGCTTCTGTTTCCGTTATCCGAAATGCAGCCTTGATTGCTATTTCCTTGAGCTTCCTTGGTAAGTTTACTGCCCTCATTTCTACTATTCCAAATTCTGTTTTAGGTGGGATGTCCATCTTGCTCTATGGGGTAATCGCAAGTAATGGTTTGAAAGTCTTGATCAAAGAACGCGTTGACTTCAGCTTGATGCGCAACTTGATTATTGCAAGTGCCATGTTGGTTCTTGGACTTGGTGGAGCAATTCTGAAACTTGGTCCAGTGACCCTATCAGGAACAGCCCTCTCCGCTATGACAGGAATCATCCTTAACTTGATCTTGCCACATGAATCAAACTAA
- a CDS encoding transporter, whose translation MKLLARNKIFALLSLSRFLNTLGAAIYNLVFVVFAASMPQPSLAVGIANLIVFIPSLFSIFVGMKADHTKKKANWLIRIGFLQAILFILIALITKIPGYFAFSFICLLNIVSDCLSDYRGGLQLPIMKKNISSEDLMEAYSFNQLLSMVCSISGQALGVWLLAISHQHFALVASINAVTFLLSSTCLLMRKKQLTHDPVIEPQNKNSLLHECQEMYSNAKNIFADEEVHHFGKLLFSLVLINALGGSISGIYNLQLLHSPFFQLSFSQSLLILEAVTILSMVWASLTPYDYFSKQSLHHILLWIAGGLTMLGLTNILVRWDILSLLLITFLGYLVAKINPKVSSLLMSKLPAEKLASTSSFLGLMVSFAMPLGTALFSSLAIWSLPLAWGTFAILGFTTLLLTTK comes from the coding sequence ATGAAACTCTTAGCTCGTAATAAAATTTTTGCCTTACTCAGTCTTTCTCGCTTTTTGAATACCCTTGGTGCTGCCATCTACAATCTGGTCTTTGTGGTCTTTGCTGCCAGCATGCCGCAACCGAGTCTGGCAGTTGGCATTGCCAATCTCATTGTGTTTATTCCTAGCCTCTTTAGCATTTTTGTTGGGATGAAGGCTGACCATACGAAGAAAAAAGCTAACTGGTTGATCCGCATCGGCTTTCTCCAAGCCATCCTCTTCATCCTTATTGCTCTCATAACCAAGATTCCGGGTTACTTTGCTTTTTCCTTCATCTGTTTGTTAAACATTGTTTCAGATTGTTTGAGCGATTATCGCGGGGGGCTACAACTCCCCATCATGAAAAAGAACATCTCTAGCGAGGATTTGATGGAGGCCTATTCCTTCAATCAACTACTTAGTATGGTCTGTTCGATTTCTGGACAAGCTCTAGGAGTTTGGCTGCTAGCTATCAGCCATCAACATTTTGCTCTGGTCGCTTCGATCAATGCCGTGACTTTTCTCCTGTCTTCCACCTGTCTCCTGATGAGAAAAAAGCAGCTGACACATGACCCCGTCATTGAGCCCCAAAATAAGAATTCTTTGCTCCACGAATGCCAAGAGATGTATTCCAATGCCAAAAATATTTTTGCAGATGAGGAGGTTCACCACTTTGGCAAGTTGCTCTTCTCATTGGTTCTTATCAATGCCCTAGGGGGATCCATCTCTGGTATCTACAATTTGCAACTACTTCACTCCCCATTCTTTCAGTTGAGTTTTAGCCAGTCGCTCTTGATTTTAGAGGCAGTTACTATTTTAAGCATGGTCTGGGCTAGTTTGACACCCTATGACTATTTTTCCAAGCAATCGCTCCACCATATCCTACTGTGGATCGCAGGTGGGCTGACCATGCTTGGGCTCACAAATATCCTGGTACGCTGGGACATTCTTTCCCTTCTACTCATCACATTCCTTGGTTATCTTGTTGCAAAAATCAACCCAAAAGTTTCCAGCCTTTTAATGAGCAAATTACCCGCTGAAAAATTAGCTTCTACCTCTAGCTTTTTGGGACTGATGGTCAGCTTTGCCATGCCACTTGGGACAGCTCTCTTTTCTAGTCTAGCTATCTGGAGCCTTCCCCTAGCGTGGGGGACCTTTGCTATCCTTGGTTTCACTACCCTCCTCTTAACAACCAAATAA
- a CDS encoding SDR family oxidoreductase, which produces MAETILVTGASAGFGQAICHRLVADGHRVIGAARRIEKLQALQEELGEAFYPLQMDVTDFSQVDHALASLPKAWERVDVLVNNAGLALGLAPAHEAELADWLTMIQTNIIGLTYLTRQILPQMVERNDGYVINMGSTAGTVPYPGANVYGATKAFVKQFSLNLRADLAGKQIRVTNIEPGLCEGTEFSTVRFKGDEKRVEALYRDAHAIQPEDIANTVAWLIQQPKHVNVNRIEIMPVSQTFGPQPVYRGD; this is translated from the coding sequence ATGGCAGAAACAATTTTAGTAACGGGAGCATCTGCTGGCTTTGGCCAAGCCATTTGTCACCGCTTAGTTGCCGATGGGCATCGCGTGATTGGCGCTGCTAGACGCATTGAAAAACTACAGGCTCTTCAAGAAGAGCTGGGAGAAGCTTTTTATCCCCTTCAAATGGATGTGACGGATTTTTCTCAGGTGGATCATGCACTTGCCAGTTTGCCAAAAGCTTGGGAGAGAGTGGATGTTTTGGTCAATAATGCTGGCTTGGCCCTAGGCCTCGCTCCAGCTCATGAAGCAGAGCTTGCAGATTGGCTGACCATGATCCAGACCAATATAATCGGTCTGACCTATTTGACCCGGCAAATCCTTCCTCAGATGGTGGAACGAAATGATGGTTATGTCATCAATATGGGGTCAACTGCTGGGACAGTGCCTTATCCAGGTGCCAATGTGTATGGTGCTACCAAGGCCTTCGTTAAACAGTTTTCATTAAATCTGCGTGCGGACTTGGCTGGAAAACAGATTCGGGTGACCAATATTGAGCCAGGTCTCTGTGAAGGGACCGAGTTTTCGACGGTACGCTTTAAAGGGGATGAAAAACGGGTAGAGGCTCTCTATCGAGATGCCCATGCCATTCAACCAGAAGATATTGCCAATACCGTAGCTTGGCTCATTCAACAGCCCAAGCATGTCAATGTCAACCGCATTGAAATCATGCCGGTTTCCCAAACCTTTGGACCGCAACCGGTCTATCGGGGTGACTAG
- a CDS encoding energy-coupling factor transporter transmembrane component T family protein: MNNRLVGYHAGTSFLHRLSGASKLLFLLLVSLAAMLSYDTRLLLVIGLGALALFATSGIRLKDISFVLSFALVFALLNVLMVYLFAPQYGVEIYGAKTVLLDGLGAYSITAQELFYLFNLALKYVCTIPLALIFLMTTHPSQFASSLNQIGVSYKIAYSVSLTLRYIPDVQEEYQIIKLSQEARGLELSKKANFVQRVKGNLQMISPLIFSSLERIETISTAMELRRFGKNKKRTWYTYQEMTTRDRLIILGSIFMVILSIVLIWVNKGRFYNPWR, encoded by the coding sequence ATGAATAATCGCTTAGTCGGCTACCATGCCGGAACCAGTTTTCTGCATCGCCTATCAGGCGCTAGCAAGCTTCTTTTCTTATTGTTGGTATCATTAGCTGCCATGTTGAGTTACGATACTCGCTTATTGTTGGTCATCGGTCTGGGTGCCCTCGCCTTATTTGCAACATCAGGCATTCGTTTGAAAGACATCTCCTTTGTTCTGAGCTTTGCCCTAGTCTTTGCCCTTCTCAATGTCTTGATGGTCTATCTTTTTGCCCCTCAATATGGGGTAGAAATCTATGGAGCAAAGACAGTTCTTCTAGATGGTTTAGGGGCATATAGTATTACAGCCCAAGAGTTATTTTATCTCTTCAACCTAGCTTTGAAGTATGTGTGTACCATTCCCTTAGCTCTCATTTTCCTGATGACCACCCATCCCAGTCAGTTTGCATCGAGTCTCAATCAGATTGGGGTGTCCTACAAGATTGCTTATTCAGTGAGCTTGACCCTGCGCTATATTCCAGATGTGCAGGAGGAATACCAGATTATCAAGCTCTCGCAAGAAGCAAGAGGCTTGGAGTTGTCCAAAAAGGCCAACTTTGTCCAACGGGTGAAGGGAAATCTTCAGATGATTTCTCCCTTGATTTTTAGTTCTTTGGAGCGGATTGAAACGATCTCTACGGCCATGGAACTGCGTCGCTTTGGAAAAAATAAAAAACGGACCTGGTACACCTATCAGGAGATGACCACTCGTGATCGCTTGATTATCTTGGGGTCAATCTTCATGGTGATCTTGAGTATCGTCCTTATTTGGGTAAACAAAGGTCGCTTCTATAATCCTTGGAGGTAA
- the htpX gene encoding zinc metalloprotease HtpX: MLFDQIASNKRRTWILLIAFFILLALIGAAVGYLWLGSSLGGVILALIIGGIYAFSMIFQSTEVVMRMNGAREVTEEQAPQLYHIVQDMAMVAQIPMPRVYIVDDPSMNAFATGSNPQNAAVAATTGLLAVMNREELEGVIGHEVSHIRNYDIRISTIAVALASAITMLSSIGGRMMWWGGGRRRDDDREGGSGLEIIILILSLLAIVLAPLAATLVQLAISRQREFLADASSVELTRNPQGMINALLKLDNSVPMQREVDSASSALFINDPKKESGFQKLFYTHPPIAERVERLRNM, from the coding sequence ATGCTTTTTGACCAAATTGCAAGCAATAAAAGGAGAACCTGGATTCTCCTTATTGCTTTTTTCATACTCTTGGCCCTCATCGGAGCAGCCGTTGGCTACCTCTGGTTAGGCTCCTCACTTGGTGGCGTCATCCTAGCTTTGATTATTGGTGGGATTTATGCCTTTAGCATGATTTTCCAATCAACCGAGGTCGTCATGCGGATGAACGGTGCGCGTGAGGTGACCGAAGAGCAAGCCCCTCAACTCTACCATATTGTCCAAGATATGGCCATGGTAGCTCAAATCCCTATGCCTCGAGTTTATATTGTAGATGATCCGTCCATGAATGCATTTGCGACAGGATCCAATCCTCAAAATGCTGCTGTTGCAGCAACGACAGGCCTTCTAGCTGTGATGAACCGGGAAGAATTGGAGGGAGTCATCGGACACGAAGTCAGCCATATTCGCAACTACGATATCCGCATCTCCACGATTGCGGTTGCCCTTGCCAGTGCCATCACCATGCTCTCTAGTATTGGAGGACGGATGATGTGGTGGGGCGGTGGCCGTAGACGGGATGATGATCGAGAAGGGGGCAGTGGTTTAGAAATTATTATTCTGATCCTTTCCCTCCTTGCCATCGTCTTAGCTCCATTAGCGGCGACTTTGGTTCAGTTAGCCATTTCTCGCCAACGGGAGTTCCTAGCGGATGCCTCCAGTGTCGAATTGACACGGAATCCTCAAGGAATGATCAATGCTCTTTTGAAGTTGGATAACAGTGTGCCTATGCAACGAGAAGTCGATAGTGCAAGTAGTGCTCTCTTTATCAACGATCCTAAAAAAGAATCCGGCTTTCAAAAACTCTTTTATACCCATCCACCCATTGCTGAGCGGGTTGAAAGATTAAGAAACATGTAA
- a CDS encoding LemA family protein: protein MIWIILGIIVVLVLIVVGVYNGLVKSRMQTREAWSQIDVQLKRRNDLIPNLIETVKGYAKYEGDTLAKVTQLRQQVAQATSPAEAMAASDALSRQVAGIFAVAENYPDLKANTNFMQLQEELTNTENKISYARQLYNSVTSNYNVKLETFPTNVIAGMFGFRQAEFLQVPEEEKAVPKVDFSGLGD from the coding sequence ATGATTTGGATTATTCTTGGGATCATTGTGGTCCTTGTGTTGATTGTAGTAGGAGTTTACAACGGTTTGGTGAAAAGCCGGATGCAAACTCGCGAAGCTTGGAGTCAAATTGATGTACAATTGAAACGTCGAAATGACTTGATTCCAAACTTGATTGAAACCGTTAAAGGGTATGCCAAGTACGAAGGAGATACACTAGCAAAAGTGACTCAACTTCGCCAACAAGTGGCTCAAGCTACTTCACCTGCAGAAGCGATGGCAGCCAGTGATGCTCTTTCACGTCAAGTGGCAGGCATTTTTGCGGTTGCTGAAAACTACCCAGACTTGAAGGCTAACACCAACTTCATGCAATTGCAAGAAGAATTGACCAATACAGAAAACAAAATTTCTTATGCCCGTCAATTGTACAACAGTGTCACAAGCAATTACAATGTGAAATTGGAAACTTTCCCAACAAACGTAATTGCTGGAATGTTTGGCTTCAGACAAGCCGAATTCCTTCAAGTGCCTGAAGAAGAAAAAGCTGTACCAAAGGTGGATTTTAGCGGATTAGGAGACTAA
- a CDS encoding DUF4299 family protein yields the protein MSVVFSIRNKKSMFGYQKVMPAKDVLNLVEGVLTYSFEEAMLGRSLKDFPAMMCIRYGKSCLPIILRYLDQEHAYQFILADFATLEDWRLILEWLSALARQLGNEIHDNLGTSYDADSIFSFDYENYLLKNLQNLEKDPDLHQYQLQGFAHPVILDRELLRKILDSAQPLEEFSQVVKKVQYSSAFFSQVRFYRQNETGGIIGSYSLTEDTDTVLPRVPFVPAEFVEKVNMDEVIDWKVNLVEITGNPDMPESYKPVGAVNLEALLNALESSEFELLDANQIEIKKLSKERLLQLAQL from the coding sequence ATGTCAGTTGTGTTTTCAATTCGAAATAAAAAGAGTATGTTTGGCTATCAAAAAGTGATGCCAGCTAAAGATGTATTGAATTTGGTGGAAGGAGTTCTTACCTACAGTTTTGAGGAAGCCATGCTTGGTCGCTCTCTCAAAGATTTTCCAGCCATGATGTGTATCCGCTATGGCAAGAGCTGCTTGCCCATCATCCTTCGTTATCTGGATCAAGAGCATGCTTATCAGTTCATCCTTGCAGATTTTGCCACCCTTGAAGATTGGCGACTCATCTTGGAATGGCTCAGTGCCCTAGCTCGTCAGTTGGGGAATGAGATTCACGATAATTTGGGAACCAGCTATGATGCAGATTCTATTTTCTCTTTTGACTATGAGAACTATTTGCTGAAGAATCTACAGAATCTAGAAAAAGATCCAGACCTTCATCAATATCAGCTTCAGGGATTTGCTCATCCTGTAATTTTAGATCGTGAGCTCCTTCGTAAAATCCTAGACTCCGCTCAACCTTTAGAGGAGTTCAGTCAAGTGGTTAAAAAGGTTCAATACAGCTCCGCCTTCTTTAGTCAAGTTCGTTTCTACCGTCAGAACGAAACGGGAGGCATTATTGGCAGTTACAGTCTAACAGAAGATACGGATACTGTCTTGCCACGAGTGCCTTTTGTTCCAGCAGAGTTTGTAGAGAAGGTCAATATGGATGAAGTTATCGACTGGAAAGTGAACTTAGTGGAAATCACTGGAAATCCCGATATGCCAGAGAGTTATAAGCCAGTGGGGGCTGTGAATTTAGAAGCCCTACTGAATGCTTTGGAATCAAGTGAATTTGAACTGTTAGATGCCAATCAAATTGAAATAAAAAAATTGTCCAAAGAACGCTTGTTGCAATTAGCCCAACTCTAA
- a CDS encoding helix-turn-helix domain-containing protein: MKEIGAVFRQIRESRHISLEEATGGEFSRSMLSRFERGENDLTTQRFFQALQQIKTSLSEFSHLAGIDQHSFIPKLLKEHYENMSLEHDQALYQSYQLAYQKDHKKEDFLASIILKAKILGLYPEVELAASQEELDFLYDYLFSVMVWGNFELSLFSLTSPLFSSQLYRQYTEELVQREDFKLLLDSSRPAINSIFLNGFFLAINSNEFEDATYFDHLINNHFYSENEAYLRTVYLYAKGEFLYRKGEKEAGLEKMEQAIQVLSILDCKDSANYYKQGLQELIKES, translated from the coding sequence ATGAAAGAAATCGGAGCAGTTTTTCGGCAAATACGTGAAAGTCGCCACATCTCTTTAGAGGAGGCTACAGGTGGCGAATTTTCTCGCTCCATGTTATCTCGATTTGAAAGAGGGGAAAATGACCTGACGACGCAACGGTTTTTTCAGGCCCTTCAACAGATCAAAACCAGCCTCAGTGAGTTTTCCCATCTAGCTGGTATCGATCAGCACTCCTTTATTCCCAAATTGTTGAAAGAGCACTATGAAAACATGAGCTTGGAACACGACCAAGCCTTGTACCAAAGCTACCAACTAGCCTATCAGAAAGATCACAAAAAAGAAGACTTCTTAGCCAGCATTATTCTCAAGGCCAAAATACTTGGCTTATATCCTGAGGTAGAGTTGGCTGCTAGCCAAGAGGAACTAGATTTCCTCTATGACTACCTCTTCTCTGTCATGGTCTGGGGAAATTTTGAGTTAAGCCTATTTTCACTGACCTCTCCTCTTTTCTCTAGTCAGCTCTATCGACAATACACAGAGGAGTTGGTCCAACGTGAGGATTTCAAGCTTCTCCTAGATTCCTCTCGTCCTGCCATCAATTCTATTTTCCTTAATGGCTTTTTTCTGGCCATTAATTCAAATGAATTTGAAGATGCAACCTATTTTGATCACCTGATTAACAACCACTTTTACTCTGAGAACGAAGCCTACCTTCGGACGGTTTATCTCTACGCCAAAGGAGAATTTCTTTATCGGAAGGGTGAAAAAGAAGCTGGTCTTGAAAAGATGGAGCAGGCCATCCAGGTTCTCTCTATTCTGGATTGTAAGGACAGTGCCAACTACTACAAACAGGGCCTGCAAGAACTGATCAAGGAATCCTGA
- the rsmG gene encoding 16S rRNA (guanine(527)-N(7))-methyltransferase RsmG, producing MKPEEFYVRLADLGFPLTDRQKEQYERYFELLVEWNEKINLTAITEKDEVYLKHFYDSIAPILQGLIENHPIRLLDIGAGAGFPSLPMKILFPELDVTIIDSLNKRINFLHLLAEELGLSGVHFYHGRAEDFAQDKAFRAQFDIVTARAVARMQVLSELTIPYLKVGGRLLALKASNAPEELEEAKNALNLLFSKVEDNLQYELPNGDPRYITLVEKKKETPNKYPRKAGMPNKRPL from the coding sequence ATGAAACCAGAAGAATTTTATGTCCGTTTAGCCGACCTCGGCTTTCCATTAACTGATCGTCAAAAAGAGCAATACGAACGCTATTTTGAGCTCCTCGTGGAATGGAATGAGAAAATTAATCTCACTGCCATCACAGAAAAAGACGAAGTCTATCTCAAGCATTTTTATGATTCTATCGCACCCATTTTGCAGGGTTTAATTGAAAACCACCCCATCCGTCTCTTGGATATCGGAGCTGGTGCCGGCTTCCCAAGCCTACCAATGAAAATCCTATTCCCTGAGCTAGATGTGACCATCATTGATTCCCTCAATAAGCGGATCAATTTCCTTCACTTGCTGGCTGAAGAGTTGGGCTTGAGCGGAGTACATTTCTACCATGGACGAGCTGAAGACTTTGCACAAGACAAAGCCTTTCGTGCCCAATTTGATATCGTAACTGCCCGTGCTGTAGCCCGCATGCAGGTCCTTTCTGAGCTGACCATTCCCTATCTGAAAGTAGGGGGACGGCTTCTTGCTCTCAAGGCTAGCAATGCTCCAGAAGAGTTGGAAGAAGCTAAAAATGCCCTTAACTTACTGTTTAGCAAGGTTGAAGACAATCTACAGTATGAATTGCCTAATGGGGATCCACGCTATATCACTCTTGTAGAAAAGAAAAAAGAAACCCCTAATAAATACCCAAGAAAAGCAGGCATGCCCAATAAGCGTCCGTTATAA
- a CDS encoding nucleoside phosphorylase, protein MLLEEFDANRQAIINPQDLHGPIEGFPKVVISCFSRVTFARLLENYEHEVLAKTSMANFEVIVYGITIEDQEIAVFNAPVGAASCVGIIEDLIQFGMEKLVLFGTCGVLDQDIEATSIIIPTAALRDEGTSYHYLPASDEVEVNKESLPLFQVFLDSHKVSYQKGKVWTTDAPYRETIDKMKRRMEAGAICVDMECSAVAALAAFRDFELCHFFYAADHLSEEKWDIRTLSSHEDLDSKDRIADLAIQFALLWEKAN, encoded by the coding sequence ATGCTGTTAGAAGAATTTGATGCCAATCGACAGGCGATTATCAACCCACAAGACCTACATGGTCCCATTGAAGGATTTCCCAAAGTAGTCATCTCTTGCTTTTCAAGAGTAACTTTTGCGCGCCTCCTTGAAAATTATGAACATGAGGTGCTTGCAAAAACTTCCATGGCCAACTTTGAAGTCATAGTCTATGGGATTACGATTGAAGACCAAGAGATTGCTGTCTTTAATGCACCAGTTGGGGCTGCTTCCTGTGTAGGGATTATAGAGGATTTGATTCAATTTGGGATGGAAAAACTAGTGCTCTTTGGGACCTGTGGGGTTTTGGACCAAGATATTGAGGCGACCTCCATCATCATTCCAACGGCTGCTCTTCGAGACGAAGGGACCAGCTATCACTATCTTCCGGCTAGTGATGAAGTGGAAGTAAATAAGGAAAGCCTTCCTCTCTTCCAAGTCTTTCTGGATAGTCACAAGGTTTCCTATCAGAAAGGAAAAGTGTGGACGACAGATGCTCCCTACCGGGAAACCATCGATAAGATGAAGCGACGAATGGAAGCAGGAGCCATCTGTGTAGATATGGAATGTTCGGCAGTGGCAGCTTTAGCAGCTTTTCGGGACTTTGAGCTCTGCCATTTCTTCTACGCAGCAGACCACCTCTCGGAAGAAAAATGGGATATCCGAACCTTATCTAGTCATGAGGATTTAGATAGCAAGGATCGAATCGCGGATTTGGCCATCCAATTTGCGCTCTTATGGGAAAAGGCGAACTAA